From Fusarium musae strain F31 chromosome 8, whole genome shotgun sequence:
TTTGGCCGTTTGGTCGCATGCTCTCACAAGCGCACCCCTGGAGGCTTCCATCTCACTGGTTGAGTATCAGCGACCCCAGCGATGGCGTTGTCTTTCTAAGTTTCTAGTGCAGCCTTATCGGCCCTTCTTTCTCTGTGCTGCTGAATCTCCAATTCATAATTCGTTCTCTTGAGGTCGTTCTCTCTTTTATCGCCTCTGCACTGCCTGGTAACTCGAGTCGTTGGTTTTGAGAGTCATTGCTGCTGTGATTTAGCTGTGCCTGAATGCCTTTTGACCGCGTTTGGTTTTAACCATAAACCCTCGGAACTGCTGAACCGAGGATATGTCTGTTTCCCTCTTATCTCCCTCAAAGAGCCCACTCCAGCCTCCTCTAGACAACATATTGGGTTGCCTTTCTGGGAAACTTTGGCGAGGGAACTTTTGCTGGCGCTCTCTCGCGCGCATTACTTGGCGTTCTGGCCGTGGACGCTCCCCGTCTTTTTTCTGGCTCCCATTGCATTGATGGTCCTATCACAGCACCGCCCATATCTTGTCTAGCTGCTGCGTCAAGTCTGGGGAACGATAACGTTAGCAAGCCCTGGCCATTGCTTTGGTGCGACTCACTGCACTGTCCTACAGGCGGCAGACACCCCAGTCCTGGTAGTGTCTGCTAGGTTGTCGTTCTTGGTTTGGTTCTGCTCGCTCTTGCCTGTACTGTCCGTTCGAGCGCTcttccttattattatacgTACCGATAGACATGAGCATTTCTGCCCGCCTATTCATCCTCCCGTTCTTGAACCTCCATCTGAGCTCTCCCGCTCGCCACATTAACGAGTGATGAATTCTCGCATTGGCGACTGAGGACACAGCCGAGGCCTTCGACTCGCCTCAGTCCGTCATTGACTGCCTTTCAGCCAGCAGACCGGGCCTCTCACGTCCGGCCTGGGCATCACCGGCGACATGTTTAACCATTCAGCAGGCGGGCCTCGCCCTTCCGACAACAATGAGGATCCGTCGTATGGTTTCGCCGACCAAGGCTGGCACAGGTTCACCATGAACAATAACAACACAAATAGTTTCTCGACGGGAAATTCGCAATCATATCACGATGGCGGCGCATCCTATGGCGACTCATCCAGCATGGATTGGGCGCCAACTCCATCAGCAGAATATGACATGCGATTCGATCAACACGACCCCATGTCTCAAGATGTCGAACTCGATAACATGAGCTCTTCGcatggtggaggaggcggcgTTGGACGTCTCGTTGCGCATTTCGAGAACAAATCCTTTGCGCCCCCTCTACCTCCAAGACCATCGAACGTCGTAACAAGCCCAGTGCATCAAGAGCCTCCCGTTTCCTCGCCGTTCGGAAACTTCAGTGTCACCTCGCCTATCGTTACAAGTCCTCTCGCCAGTCCTGCAGAGCCCAACTATGGACTCTTGAGTGGTCATTCAAGAGTCACCAGTCCGATCGTTAGCCCGCCGCCAGCCCTCGCTTTTGGCGGATTTCATGATATACCAGTCCACAGTCCAGGTGTGGGTTCGCCGTCCGGTCCTTTCGGAAGTATGAACAGTTTCATGGTCAACAACAATAGAGTAACGACCCCGATGGAGACAGCATCCATGGCTGGGCCTTCAATGATGCCAAATTCTAGCATGAACGCCAAAATCACCTCACCCGGCCCAGTTACCCCAGGTGTGCCGGGTACGCCTGGATTTGCCATATGGCGACCACCAGTACCAATGACTTCCAAACCCTCCTTGGATCAACCACAAGGCAGCAGCACTTCCTCAAATTCCGGCTATTTCGCAAAACCCCCGATCCCCTCTACACCTAAACCTGTGATGAACGCCGGAAGCCAGCTGGTCTTGGATTTCAATACCAATTCCACCTTTAATGCTAAGGGCAAGGCCCCTGCGAAGCCGCCTGTCAAGCCGCCTGTCAAGCCGCCTAGGCCTGTTAGACAACCCTCCCGATCATCAATGTCCACACCAGGCCCTTTTAGCCCTTCTATTAAACAGGAACCCTCGACACCACAACTCTCTCAAGCCTCCACCTCCTCTATGCTGCCTCCGGTATGTTTTGTGGGATCTCAAGCGGGGGAACCCATTGCTAACTCTTCTCAGAATGAACGAAGAACTTCTGTATCTCAACGATCTCAAGCAGGAAGCCGCCCTTCAAGAGAACAGGTCCCCGCTGAGGCATGGGAATCTTTCAAGCACACAATCCGTAAATTGTATCTTGAGGAGAGGAAACCACTTAAAGAGGTCATGTCTGTCATGGCCGACCAGTATGGCTTCCAGGCAACGTAAGTCCCTATTCATCTCCCACTGAGTGCCATAACTTATCCTTTGTAGACCAAAAATGTACAAGACTCGATTCTCGCAATGGGGTTTTGTGAAGAATAATACTGAAGAGGAAGTGAAGCGCCTGCTGTCCATGAAGTTCCAGCGCGACGCCGAGGGCAAGGTGTCTGAATTCGTTCGCAACGGCAAGGTTGTTAATCTGGGCACCTACTTGAAGAGAAAGGGTGTTACCGAGTACGACTTGGTCGATTTCGAACTGCCTGCCGATTTGCCGGCACATATCAGATGCAGAACACCAACTCCGCCTCCAACACCAGGATATCTCCAATCACCGGATCTCCTTCGGGCTCAagaaatcatcatcagcaacatgAGAAAAGCGTTCTTGCAGTGTCGACAATTCGAAGTCGAGACTGACGCCCAAGTTGGATGGCAAACTATCATGGTGTGGGGAGCGGGCTCaagtgatcttcttcttgaggctaACCACTATTTCGAGATGAAAGACCACGATCAGGGTGGTCATTTTCTGATGAAGGCTTTCCAGCAGCTTGAATCAGATCTGAAGAAGTTGTCTCCTCAGGGAATCAAGGAGTTGCTTCTGGGTATGGTTCATCGCGATCCAGGAATGATGACAGCCCTCTGCAAGTATTTAGCGGCTTACTCGACGACCAACTTTGAGAGGTCACATCCTCTGCGGCAGATCTTCTCTTGCTTATATGAGGTGCAACAGAA
This genomic window contains:
- a CDS encoding hypothetical protein (EggNog:ENOG41) yields the protein MFNHSAGGPRPSDNNEDPSYGFADQGWHRFTMNNNNTNSFSTGNSQSYHDGGASYGDSSSMDWAPTPSAEYDMRFDQHDPMSQDVELDNMSSSHGGGGGVGRLVAHFENKSFAPPLPPRPSNVVTSPVHQEPPVSSPFGNFSVTSPIVTSPLASPAEPNYGLLSGHSRVTSPIVSPPPALAFGGFHDIPVHSPGVGSPSGPFGSMNSFMVNNNRVTTPMETASMAGPSMMPNSSMNAKITSPGPVTPGVPGTPGFAIWRPPVPMTSKPSLDQPQGSSTSSNSGYFAKPPIPSTPKPVMNAGSQLVLDFNTNSTFNAKGKAPAKPPVKPPVKPPRPVRQPSRSSMSTPGPFSPSIKQEPSTPQLSQASTSSMLPPNERRTSVSQRSQAGSRPSREQVPAEAWESFKHTIRKLYLEERKPLKEVMSVMADQYGFQATPKMYKTRFSQWGFVKNNTEEEVKRLLSMKFQRDAEGKVSEFVRNGKVVNLGTYLKRKGVTEYDLVDFELPADLPAHIRCRTPTPPPTPGYLQSPDLLRAQEIIISNMRKAFLQCRQFEVETDAQVGWQTIMVWGAGSSDLLLEANHYFEMKDHDQGGHFLMKAFQQLESDLKKLSPQGIKELLLGMVHRDPGMMTALCKYLAAYSTTNFERSHPLRQIFSCLYEVQQKHGPGTLSELLWGSIPTIAEELEAIYGRKHPYVARTWVDLAMFYNHVNQERLEKLVGELRLLQRQLEQRLGPESVDVLVLRYTIVQLMFAAHPQSDATKQATIDLWHHMRGMGLLFPIRSQQPNMFCYHSPVKVDPWTKRCRRRYDSGVQFFEEHAGVRVVVYFEEDFHTTEHAPEHIPHQQQQRQHQHSHQYQHRQSQQQQRPQQLQAQDSWAAAMGQQMSSSKYSFI